In the Kineosporiaceae bacterium genome, one interval contains:
- a CDS encoding SseB family protein, giving the protein MTGHGYGNGHGHGHGHQHIGPRPGRHGEGPTDSLGVPWAGRDLTPQPFAGDPGEADPALLAALIGHAADPVGPVREQHVMAALAPARLLVPIVARVGEGHPMPDHIRGDAGAEASIPLLAGPGGVRGLPAFTSVAAMATWDAAARPVPVEAARAALSAVDEDCDVMVIDAGSPHTFVVRRPPLWAIAQGRAWSPPSDDAELADAVRSALSPLIVVHEVRLEPGRRSELAVVLVLAPGLDTPGLQAVLADVSEHLAGVPLLAERAESLELRPVTADQRR; this is encoded by the coding sequence GTGACCGGCCACGGGTACGGCAACGGACACGGACACGGACACGGACACCAGCACATCGGCCCGCGCCCCGGCCGGCACGGCGAGGGACCCACCGACTCGCTCGGCGTTCCCTGGGCGGGTCGCGATCTCACTCCGCAGCCGTTCGCGGGGGATCCCGGCGAGGCCGACCCGGCGCTACTCGCCGCGCTGATCGGCCATGCCGCTGACCCCGTCGGCCCCGTGCGTGAGCAGCACGTGATGGCCGCGCTGGCCCCCGCGCGCCTCCTCGTGCCGATCGTGGCCAGGGTCGGCGAGGGCCACCCGATGCCCGATCACATTCGCGGTGACGCCGGCGCCGAGGCCTCGATCCCGTTGCTGGCCGGCCCCGGAGGCGTCCGCGGGCTGCCCGCCTTCACCAGCGTGGCCGCCATGGCCACCTGGGACGCCGCCGCACGCCCGGTGCCGGTCGAGGCCGCCCGCGCCGCTCTGTCGGCGGTGGACGAGGACTGCGACGTCATGGTGATCGACGCCGGTTCGCCCCACACGTTCGTCGTCCGGCGCCCGCCGCTGTGGGCGATCGCCCAGGGCCGCGCTTGGAGCCCACCCTCGGACGACGCCGAGCTGGCGGACGCCGTCCGTTCGGCCCTGAGCCCGCTCATCGTGGTGCACGAGGTCCGGCTCGAACCCGGACGACGCAGCGAACTCGCCGTGGTGCTGGTCCTCGCCCCGGGGCTGGACACGCCCGGGTTGCAGGCCGTACTCGCCGACGTGTCCGAGCACCTGGCCGGCGTCCCGCTGCTCGCCGAACGAGCCGAGTCCCTCGAATTGCGTCCGGTAACGGCCGATCAGCGGCGCTGA
- a CDS encoding SGNH/GDSL hydrolase family protein has product MTDTTDHRADHSATTDGVEPVALWVGDSFTDGEGARGWLHGRAAGRERTYPALVSAALAWRCVVDAQCGTGFVNPGWLASPDYAPLIARLPGVVRQHPRIDIVIVDAGRNDAESGLDAIRDAAARYLDAARAAWPDAEVIVLAPTLLEADQPAEYRRIGELLRELARVVDPSTDEGFVQACRALDRWKLVCEDGFHPSVAGQALYAEVLTRLIGDQRR; this is encoded by the coding sequence ATGACCGACACCACCGACCATCGGGCCGACCACTCGGCCACAACGGACGGTGTTGAACCGGTCGCGCTGTGGGTCGGGGACAGCTTCACCGACGGCGAGGGTGCCCGGGGATGGCTGCACGGTCGAGCAGCGGGCCGGGAGCGGACCTACCCGGCGCTGGTGAGCGCCGCGCTGGCGTGGCGGTGCGTGGTCGATGCCCAGTGCGGCACGGGTTTCGTCAATCCCGGCTGGCTCGCCTCACCGGACTACGCGCCGCTGATCGCCCGGTTGCCGGGCGTCGTCCGGCAGCACCCCCGGATCGACATCGTGATCGTGGACGCCGGCCGCAACGACGCCGAGTCCGGCCTCGACGCGATCCGGGACGCCGCCGCGCGGTATCTGGACGCCGCCCGCGCCGCCTGGCCGGACGCCGAGGTGATCGTTCTCGCGCCGACGCTGCTGGAGGCCGACCAACCGGCCGAATACCGGCGGATCGGCGAGCTGCTACGGGAGCTGGCGCGGGTGGTCGACCCGTCGACCGATGAGGGGTTCGTCCAGGCGTGCCGGGCGCTGGATCGCTGGAAGCTGGTGTGTGAGGACGGGTTTCACCCGAGTGTGGCCGGTCAGGCGCTGTACGCCGAGGTGCTGACACGCCTGATCGGCGATCAGCGCCGCTGA
- a CDS encoding RNA methyltransferase, with protein MSASADRTASQHPERPGTGAPTSPRSDRVKAVRRLTGRSARLREGAFVAEGPQSVREAVLAHRDRALGAPGAPGAAPVVQAVYATDQALDRHPDIVAGLDDAGLRAVRVAPEVLAAMTDTVTPQGIIAVCRLIDAPLATVIERRPRLVAVLAQVRDPGNAGTVIRAADAAGADAVILTDSSVDVHNPKCVRSTAGSLFHLPVVTGVPLAEAVAGLHAAGLVVVAADGAGALDLDELQDDGPAGLLAGRVAWLFGNEAWGLPEADRALADAVVRVPVHGRAESLNLATAATVCLYATARVQRRTG; from the coding sequence GTGTCGGCCTCCGCTGACCGAACGGCATCGCAGCACCCCGAGCGCCCGGGCACCGGCGCGCCGACCAGTCCCCGGTCCGACCGGGTGAAGGCGGTGCGCCGGCTGACCGGGCGCTCGGCGCGTCTGCGCGAGGGCGCGTTCGTCGCCGAGGGACCGCAATCGGTGCGCGAGGCGGTCCTCGCCCATCGTGACCGTGCGCTCGGTGCCCCGGGTGCCCCGGGTGCCGCGCCCGTCGTCCAGGCGGTGTATGCCACCGACCAGGCGCTCGACCGACACCCCGACATCGTTGCCGGGCTGGACGACGCTGGGCTGCGCGCCGTCCGGGTCGCACCCGAGGTGCTGGCGGCCATGACCGACACCGTGACGCCGCAAGGCATCATCGCGGTCTGCCGACTGATCGATGCACCGCTGGCCACGGTGATCGAGCGCCGGCCTCGGTTGGTCGCCGTCCTGGCGCAGGTGCGCGACCCGGGCAATGCCGGCACCGTGATCCGTGCCGCGGACGCCGCCGGCGCGGACGCCGTGATCCTCACCGACTCGAGCGTCGATGTTCACAACCCGAAGTGTGTCCGCTCCACCGCGGGCAGTCTGTTCCACCTGCCGGTGGTGACCGGCGTACCGCTCGCCGAGGCGGTCGCCGGCCTGCACGCTGCCGGTTTGGTCGTCGTGGCCGCCGATGGCGCCGGGGCACTCGACCTGGACGAACTGCAGGACGACGGTCCGGCCGGACTGCTGGCCGGGCGGGTCGCCTGGCTGTTCGGCAACGAGGCCTGGGGACTCCCCGAGGCCGATCGAGCCCTGGCGGACGCCGTGGTGCGGGTTCCGGTGCACGGCCGGGCCGAGAGCCTCAACCTGGCCACCGCCGCCACGGTCTGCCTCTATGCCACCGCTCGAGTTCAGCGCCGGACGGGATGA
- a CDS encoding glycosyltransferase family 2 protein has translation MATPSRGSGVLVVLPAYNAARTLADTVVAVPPAYEGTLLLVDDASADDTCRLSAELGLTTVRHERNRGYGGSQKTGYAAALERGAGIVVMLHPDGQYEPRMIEALVRPIELGICDIVLGNRVRSRRETLAGGMPVSKYLVNRLLTGLENLVLGQNLGDFHSGMRAYSARALRSLPIETFTDDFGFDSQLLIAAAYQGLRIGDVPVPTVYTPESSQIGWRKGVRYTVATLVGMSRYLVQRAGLARFRTLTPIRSGIEKHDDALVLSLAAKGSVPQPKPDR, from the coding sequence ATGGCCACGCCGAGCCGAGGCTCCGGCGTCCTGGTGGTGCTGCCCGCCTACAACGCCGCACGCACGTTGGCCGACACGGTGGTGGCGGTGCCGCCGGCCTACGAGGGCACGCTGCTGTTGGTGGACGACGCCAGCGCCGACGACACCTGTCGGCTCAGCGCCGAGCTGGGGCTGACCACAGTGCGGCACGAGCGCAACCGAGGGTATGGCGGCAGCCAGAAGACCGGCTACGCCGCGGCGTTGGAGCGCGGCGCGGGCATCGTGGTGATGCTGCACCCGGACGGTCAGTACGAACCGCGCATGATCGAGGCGTTGGTGCGTCCCATCGAACTGGGCATCTGCGACATCGTGCTCGGCAATCGGGTGCGTTCGCGGCGTGAGACCCTGGCCGGCGGGATGCCGGTGAGCAAGTACCTGGTCAACCGCCTGCTCACCGGGCTCGAGAATCTGGTGTTGGGCCAGAACCTGGGCGACTTCCACAGCGGCATGCGGGCCTACTCGGCGCGAGCGTTGCGGTCGTTGCCGATCGAGACCTTCACGGACGACTTCGGGTTCGACTCGCAGCTCTTGATCGCGGCGGCGTACCAGGGGTTGCGCATCGGGGACGTCCCGGTACCCACCGTGTACACGCCGGAGTCGTCCCAGATCGGCTGGCGCAAGGGCGTTCGGTACACCGTGGCCACGTTGGTGGGCATGAGTCGCTACCTGGTGCAGCGGGCGGGCCTGGCTCGCTTCCGCACGCTGACCCCGATCCGGTCAGGAATCGAGAAGCACGACGATGCACTCGTGCTTAGCCTTGCGGCGAAAGGTTCGGTACCCCAACCGAAGCCCGATCGTTGA
- the hisH gene encoding imidazole glycerol phosphate synthase subunit HisH, giving the protein MTGRRVVVLDYGSGNVRSAVRALERVGAQVELTADRRAAENCDGLVVPGVGAFAAVAAGLRAVRGDQIVDRRLAGGRPVLGICVGLQVMFERSTEPSTEHGLVEGLGEWPGVVERLPAQVVPHMGWNTVTPPQDTVLFAGVQDQRFYFVHSYGVQRWEFEASDVTHFTPPAVTWAEHGVPFVAAVENGPLSATQFHPEKSGDAGAHLLRNWVTTLP; this is encoded by the coding sequence GTGACCGGACGCCGGGTCGTCGTCCTCGACTACGGCTCGGGCAACGTGCGCTCGGCGGTGCGAGCGCTCGAACGTGTGGGCGCGCAGGTGGAACTGACCGCCGACCGGCGGGCCGCCGAGAACTGTGACGGCCTGGTGGTGCCCGGGGTGGGGGCGTTCGCCGCGGTGGCGGCGGGGCTGCGTGCGGTACGCGGTGATCAGATCGTCGACCGGCGCCTGGCCGGGGGGCGGCCGGTCCTCGGGATCTGCGTCGGGTTGCAGGTGATGTTCGAACGGTCCACCGAACCCTCGACCGAGCACGGCCTGGTCGAGGGCCTGGGGGAGTGGCCCGGAGTCGTGGAACGGCTTCCGGCGCAAGTGGTTCCGCACATGGGGTGGAACACGGTGACCCCGCCCCAGGACACCGTGCTGTTCGCCGGGGTGCAGGACCAGCGGTTCTACTTCGTGCACTCCTACGGCGTGCAACGCTGGGAGTTCGAGGCGAGCGACGTCACCCATTTCACGCCGCCGGCGGTGACCTGGGCCGAGCACGGGGTGCCATTCGTGGCGGCGGTCGAGAACGGACCGCTGTCGGCCACGCAGTTCCACCCCGAGAAGTCGGGGGACGCCGGCGCCCACCTCTTGCGAAACTGGGTCACCACTCTCCCGTGA
- the priA gene encoding bifunctional 1-(5-phosphoribosyl)-5-((5-phosphoribosylamino)methylideneamino)imidazole-4-carboxamide isomerase/phosphoribosylanthranilate isomerase PriA, translated as MTARLELLPAVDVSGGQAVRLVQGEAGSETSYGDPLSAALAWQEAGAEWIHLVDLDAAFGRGSNRDLLAAVVTALDVKVEMSGGIRDDASLQAAMATGCARVNLGTAALEDPDWTRTAIAKYGDRVAVGLDVRGTTLAARGWTREGGDLWQTLARLDADGCARYVVTDVTKDGTLRGPNVELLREVCARTDRPVVASGGISSLDDLVALRALVGEGVEGAIVGKALYAQAFTLEQALDVAGRP; from the coding sequence GTGACCGCCCGACTCGAACTGTTGCCCGCCGTGGACGTGTCCGGAGGGCAGGCGGTGCGACTGGTCCAGGGTGAGGCCGGCAGCGAGACCTCGTACGGCGACCCGCTCTCGGCGGCCCTGGCCTGGCAAGAGGCCGGCGCCGAGTGGATCCACCTGGTCGACCTGGACGCCGCGTTCGGACGAGGCTCGAATCGTGACCTGCTCGCGGCGGTCGTCACGGCGCTCGACGTCAAGGTCGAGATGAGCGGTGGCATCCGGGACGACGCCTCACTGCAGGCGGCGATGGCCACCGGTTGCGCCCGGGTCAACCTGGGCACCGCTGCGCTCGAGGACCCGGACTGGACCCGCACGGCCATCGCGAAGTACGGCGACCGCGTCGCCGTGGGCCTCGACGTCCGGGGCACCACGCTCGCCGCCCGCGGCTGGACCCGTGAGGGCGGCGACCTCTGGCAGACCCTGGCCCGCCTGGACGCCGACGGCTGTGCCCGCTACGTGGTCACCGATGTCACCAAGGACGGCACGTTGCGCGGCCCCAACGTCGAGCTGTTGCGCGAGGTCTGCGCCCGCACCGACCGCCCGGTGGTCGCCAGCGGTGGCATCTCGAGCCTGGACGATCTGGTCGCCCTGCGCGCCCTGGTCGGGGAGGGCGTCGAGGGGGCAATCGTCGGCAAGGCCCTGTACGCGCAGGCGTTCACGCTGGAGCAGGCGCTGGACGTGGCCGGCCGGCCGTGA
- the rpmI gene encoding 50S ribosomal protein L35 has translation MPKMKTHSGAKKRFRATGSGKLMREQANRRHLLEGKSSIRTRRLAADVEVSANDNKAIKRLLGR, from the coding sequence ATGCCGAAGATGAAGACGCACAGCGGTGCGAAGAAGCGGTTCCGGGCGACCGGCTCCGGCAAGCTCATGCGTGAGCAGGCCAACCGTCGTCACCTGCTGGAGGGCAAGTCCTCCATCCGGACCCGCCGCCTCGCGGCCGACGTCGAGGTCTCCGCGAACGACAACAAGGCGATCAAGCGACTGCTCGGTCGCTGA
- the rplT gene encoding 50S ribosomal protein L20 has product MARVKRAVNAQKKRREVLERASGYRGQRSRLYRKAKEQVTHSLGYAYRDRRARKGDFRRLWIQRINAASRANGLTYNRLIQGLKAAGVEVDRRMLAELAVNDAAAFTTLVDVAKKALPADTSASAA; this is encoded by the coding sequence GTGGCACGCGTGAAGCGGGCGGTCAACGCCCAGAAGAAGCGCCGGGAAGTTCTCGAGCGGGCCAGTGGCTACCGTGGCCAGCGGTCGCGGCTCTACCGCAAGGCCAAGGAACAGGTCACCCACTCGCTCGGGTATGCCTACCGCGACCGTCGGGCCCGCAAGGGTGACTTCCGCCGGCTCTGGATCCAGCGGATCAACGCCGCGTCCCGAGCCAATGGCCTGACGTACAACCGGCTCATCCAGGGCCTGAAGGCCGCTGGTGTCGAGGTCGACCGGCGCATGCTGGCCGAGCTCGCGGTGAACGACGCGGCGGCCTTCACCACCCTGGTGGACGTGGCCAAGAAGGCACTGCCCGCCGACACCTCGGCGAGCGCCGCCTGA
- a CDS encoding glycosyltransferase family 39 protein, with product MQDSTTRRARRVDARAELPTPWWPVLLIAAIGGALRLVGLGRESLWVDEGYTASLIRLDPVAYIDNVLHTIRNILPPLYFALMHYWTSIAGTSEVALRLPSAVAGTVAIVLIHRFALVTVGRRAAVIAAVLLAFSPFHLWFSQEARPYELLALLYLGSLYLLVTVLSGPRSIGPVIGLGVVDALMLYTHHHATMLIAAQVVYVVARTVSGTLDRMAIRRWVTASALGAVLSIPWVLLFLNQLGKVNEFPWLTRPTPTTLYRVLVTFAGSGTGLACFVVLLLAGGLARSRLARPEAGQQVLLLWVALAIPLLGTFTYAVLFAPVFGAKYVIATSLPLLVLVADGASQLGDLVAGVARRGVPDLPVAAMVAGLATLVTVSAMAPTVYAHLSRIEKEQWREVAAWVEADSAPGDLVLFNAGYTLASGFDSYAHRTDLDKRPFPLDSADFATVPDPTQLATLATLTAGRRHAWVVYSQTHDANLTIAEALSALSAETVCHDYVGVSACRYTLTG from the coding sequence GTGCAGGATTCCACGACGCGCCGGGCGCGACGGGTCGATGCTCGCGCCGAGCTGCCCACGCCCTGGTGGCCCGTTCTGCTCATCGCGGCGATCGGCGGCGCACTGCGACTGGTGGGGCTGGGGCGCGAGAGCCTGTGGGTCGACGAGGGCTACACCGCCTCGCTGATCCGGCTCGACCCAGTGGCCTACATCGACAATGTGCTGCACACGATCCGCAACATCCTGCCGCCGTTGTACTTCGCGCTCATGCACTACTGGACCTCGATCGCCGGGACGTCGGAGGTCGCGCTGCGGCTGCCGTCCGCCGTGGCCGGCACGGTCGCGATCGTGCTGATCCACCGGTTCGCGCTGGTGACCGTCGGCCGGCGGGCAGCGGTGATCGCCGCTGTGCTGCTGGCCTTCTCGCCGTTCCACCTGTGGTTCTCGCAGGAGGCGCGGCCCTACGAACTGCTCGCGCTGCTGTATCTGGGCTCGCTGTACCTGCTGGTGACGGTGCTGTCCGGCCCGCGCTCCATCGGACCGGTGATCGGCCTGGGCGTGGTCGATGCCCTGATGCTCTACACCCATCACCACGCCACGATGTTGATCGCCGCTCAGGTCGTGTACGTCGTGGCCCGAACAGTGTCGGGAACCCTCGACCGAATGGCGATCCGGCGCTGGGTGACGGCGAGCGCGCTCGGCGCGGTGCTGTCCATCCCGTGGGTGCTGCTGTTCCTGAACCAACTCGGCAAGGTGAACGAGTTCCCGTGGCTGACCCGGCCGACCCCGACCACGCTCTACCGCGTGCTGGTGACCTTCGCCGGCTCCGGCACCGGCCTGGCCTGTTTCGTGGTCCTGTTGCTGGCCGGTGGCTTGGCACGCTCCCGCCTGGCCAGGCCGGAGGCGGGACAGCAGGTGCTGCTGCTCTGGGTCGCGTTGGCGATACCGCTGCTGGGCACGTTCACCTACGCGGTGTTGTTCGCCCCGGTGTTCGGGGCCAAGTACGTGATCGCGACCTCGCTGCCGCTGCTGGTCCTGGTGGCGGACGGCGCCTCGCAGCTGGGCGATCTGGTCGCCGGTGTGGCGCGGCGCGGCGTCCCCGATCTGCCCGTGGCGGCGATGGTGGCGGGCCTGGCGACGCTGGTCACGGTCTCGGCCATGGCCCCGACGGTGTACGCGCACCTGAGCCGGATCGAGAAGGAGCAGTGGCGCGAGGTGGCGGCCTGGGTCGAGGCCGATTCAGCACCCGGTGACCTGGTGTTGTTCAACGCCGGCTACACCCTCGCCAGCGGGTTCGACAGCTATGCCCACCGCACCGACCTGGACAAGCGCCCGTTCCCCCTGGACAGCGCCGACTTCGCGACCGTTCCCGATCCGACCCAGCTCGCCACCCTGGCGACACTCACCGCCGGTCGACGCCACGCCTGGGTGGTCTACTCCCAGACCCACGACGCGAACCTGACGATCGCCGAGGCGTTGAGCGCCTTGTCCGCCGAGACGGTCTGCCACGACTACGTCGGGGTCTCGGCGTGCCGATACACCCTCACCGGGTGA
- a CDS encoding translation initiation factor IF-3: protein MSEPRINDRIRVPEVRLVGPNGEQVGIVRIEQALTLAAESDLDLVEVAPQARPPVCKLMDFGKFKYEADMKAREARRNQTHTVLKEIRLRLKIDPHDYGTKKGHVERFLKAGDKVKVMIMFRGREQSRPEMGERLLQRMAADVAEYGYVESMPMRDGRNMIMVIGPHKKKAEAKAEARAERADPRRRRDEVEAADAQAPEVQAQPTDEANAG from the coding sequence ATCAGCGAGCCCCGGATCAACGACCGCATCCGCGTCCCCGAGGTGCGGCTGGTCGGCCCCAACGGGGAGCAGGTCGGCATCGTGCGTATCGAGCAGGCGCTGACCCTGGCCGCGGAATCCGATCTCGACCTGGTCGAGGTCGCGCCGCAGGCCCGCCCCCCGGTCTGCAAGCTCATGGACTTCGGCAAGTTCAAGTACGAAGCCGACATGAAGGCCCGTGAGGCGCGCCGCAACCAGACGCACACGGTGCTCAAGGAGATTCGTCTCCGGCTGAAGATCGACCCGCACGACTACGGCACCAAGAAGGGCCATGTCGAGCGGTTCCTCAAGGCCGGTGACAAGGTCAAGGTCATGATCATGTTCCGTGGTCGTGAGCAGTCCCGCCCCGAGATGGGCGAACGGCTGCTGCAGCGTATGGCCGCCGACGTGGCCGAGTACGGCTACGTCGAGTCGATGCCGATGCGTGACGGCCGAAACATGATCATGGTCATCGGACCGCACAAGAAGAAGGCCGAGGCCAAGGCGGAAGCCCGGGCCGAGCGAGCCGACCCGCGCCGCCGGCGCGACGAGGTCGAGGCCGCGGATGCTCAGGCACCCGAGGTCCAGGCCCAGCCCACCGACGAGGCGAACGCCGGCTAG
- a CDS encoding RNA-binding transcriptional accessory protein, with protein MPPRISHVSIPQLPSPTAVTASIAQRIADDLGVRPAQVVATVALLADGATVPFIARYRKEVTEGLDDAQLRTLDERLGYLRELEERRAAVYESVKEQGKLTAELAAQILGADTKARLEDVYLPYKPKRRTKAQIAREAGLEPLAQTLLADPSGDPAQVAAAYVDAERGVADATAALDGARAILIERFSEDADLVGALREDVWQRGQLASRVREGKQEAGAKFADYFEASEPLRTLPSHRILAMFRGEKEDMLSLEIDHDPDAEADPITGRKDSSRFERRIAAAFDVPSGEGPGHRWLADTVRWAWRTRISVHLDVDLRSRLRQAAEDEAIRVFAGNLHDLLLAAPAGGRATMGLDPGLRTGVKVAVVDATGKVVATHTIYPHVPHRRWDAALAELAALAARFDVELLAIGNGTGSRETDKLAAELIAANPQLKVTKVMVSEAGASVYSASAYASAELPDLDVSLRGAVSIARRLQDPLAELVKIDPKSIGVGQYQHDITEGRLSRSLDAVVEDAVNAVGVEVNTASVPLLRRVSGISESLAAAIVEHRDGNGPFRSRESLRAVPRLGPKAFEQCAGFLRIRDGEEVLDASSVHPEAYPVVRKIAASVAGGDVQALIGNGALLRRVSAVEFADEQFGLPTITDILTELDKPGRDPRPAFRTATFAEGVEKIADLTPGLVLEGVVTNVAAFGAFVDVGVHQDGLVHVSAMSRDFVSDPREVVKPGDVVTVKVMDVDVPRARISLTLRLDDEVGATRSARGQRPERADRSKPADRTKPAERSKPADRTKPADRTKPADRTKPTPDGGRRGPRPGGGGSGGQRGAERGAGQRRDRPAPAPVNTAMADALRRAGLTDDGR; from the coding sequence ATGCCTCCTAGGATCTCGCATGTGAGCATCCCGCAGTTGCCCTCGCCCACGGCGGTCACGGCCTCCATCGCGCAACGGATCGCCGACGACCTCGGTGTCCGCCCGGCACAGGTGGTCGCCACGGTCGCCCTGCTGGCCGACGGCGCGACGGTGCCGTTCATCGCCCGGTACCGCAAGGAGGTCACCGAGGGTCTGGACGACGCGCAGCTGCGCACCCTGGACGAACGCCTCGGCTACCTACGTGAACTCGAAGAGCGCCGGGCAGCGGTCTACGAGTCGGTGAAGGAGCAGGGCAAGCTCACCGCCGAGCTGGCCGCGCAGATCCTGGGCGCCGACACCAAGGCCCGACTCGAGGACGTCTACCTGCCCTACAAGCCCAAACGGCGCACCAAGGCCCAGATCGCGCGCGAGGCGGGGCTCGAGCCGCTGGCCCAGACGCTGCTCGCCGACCCGTCCGGTGACCCGGCGCAGGTGGCAGCCGCCTATGTGGACGCCGAGCGTGGCGTCGCCGACGCCACCGCCGCGTTGGACGGCGCGCGGGCGATCCTGATCGAACGTTTCTCCGAGGACGCCGACCTGGTCGGCGCACTGCGTGAGGACGTCTGGCAACGCGGCCAGTTGGCCTCTCGCGTGCGCGAGGGCAAGCAGGAGGCGGGCGCCAAGTTCGCCGACTACTTCGAGGCCTCCGAACCACTGAGAACCCTTCCCTCGCATCGCATCCTGGCCATGTTCCGGGGCGAGAAGGAGGACATGCTCAGCCTCGAGATCGACCACGACCCGGACGCCGAGGCCGATCCGATCACCGGCCGCAAGGACAGCTCCCGGTTCGAACGCCGGATCGCGGCCGCGTTCGACGTCCCGTCGGGTGAGGGTCCCGGCCATCGCTGGCTGGCCGACACCGTGCGCTGGGCCTGGCGCACCCGCATCAGCGTGCACCTCGACGTCGACCTGCGTTCCCGGCTGCGCCAGGCCGCCGAGGACGAGGCGATCCGGGTCTTCGCGGGCAACCTGCACGACCTGCTGCTGGCCGCTCCGGCGGGGGGCCGCGCCACCATGGGGCTCGACCCCGGATTGCGGACGGGGGTCAAGGTCGCGGTGGTCGATGCCACCGGCAAGGTGGTGGCCACCCACACCATCTACCCGCACGTACCGCATCGCCGCTGGGACGCCGCGCTGGCCGAACTGGCCGCGCTGGCCGCCCGGTTCGATGTCGAGCTGCTCGCGATCGGCAACGGCACCGGCTCACGCGAGACCGACAAGTTGGCGGCCGAGCTGATCGCGGCCAACCCGCAGCTGAAGGTCACCAAGGTGATGGTCAGCGAGGCCGGCGCCTCGGTCTACTCGGCCTCGGCCTACGCCTCCGCCGAGCTGCCCGACCTGGACGTCTCGCTGCGCGGCGCGGTCTCGATCGCCCGCCGTCTGCAGGATCCGCTGGCCGAGCTGGTCAAGATCGACCCCAAGTCGATCGGGGTCGGCCAGTACCAGCACGACATCACCGAGGGCCGGTTGTCGCGTTCACTGGACGCCGTGGTCGAGGACGCCGTGAACGCGGTCGGCGTCGAGGTGAACACCGCATCGGTGCCGCTGCTGCGCCGGGTGTCCGGCATCAGCGAGTCGCTGGCCGCTGCCATCGTCGAGCACCGTGACGGCAACGGGCCGTTCCGGTCTCGTGAGTCGCTGCGGGCGGTGCCCCGGCTCGGGCCCAAGGCGTTCGAGCAGTGCGCCGGCTTCCTGCGGATCCGCGACGGCGAAGAGGTGCTCGATGCGTCCTCGGTACACCCGGAGGCCTACCCCGTGGTCCGCAAGATCGCGGCATCGGTCGCCGGGGGAGACGTGCAGGCGCTGATCGGCAACGGGGCGCTGTTACGACGGGTGAGTGCGGTCGAGTTCGCCGACGAGCAGTTCGGCCTGCCGACGATCACCGACATCCTCACCGAACTGGACAAACCCGGCCGCGACCCGCGCCCGGCCTTCCGCACGGCCACCTTCGCGGAGGGCGTCGAGAAGATCGCCGACCTGACCCCGGGCCTGGTGCTCGAGGGCGTGGTCACCAACGTGGCGGCCTTCGGCGCCTTCGTCGACGTCGGCGTGCATCAGGACGGCCTGGTGCACGTCTCGGCGATGTCGCGCGACTTCGTGTCCGACCCGCGTGAGGTGGTCAAGCCCGGCGACGTGGTCACGGTCAAGGTGATGGACGTCGACGTGCCCCGCGCGCGCATCTCGCTCACCTTGCGCTTGGACGACGAGGTGGGCGCGACCCGCTCTGCCCGGGGTCAGCGCCCCGAGCGTGCCGATCGGAGCAAGCCCGCCGACCGGACCAAGCCCGCCGAGCGGAGCAAGCCCGCCGACCGGACCAAGCCCGCCGACCGGACCAAGCCCGCCGACCGGACCAAACCGACTCCGGACGGCGGACGTCGCGGGCCGCGTCCCGGCGGTGGCGGCAGCGGTGGTCAGCGTGGTGCCGAACGTGGTGCGGGACAGCGCCGCGACCGCCCGGCTCCGGCCCCGGTCAACACGGCGATGGCCGATGCCCTGCGCCGCGCCGGCCTCACCGACGACGGTCGCTGA